The Streptomyces durmitorensis genome contains the following window.
CCAGCGGGGCGATGACGGTGAGCGGCGAAGCTCTGCGGCCCACCACCCCGCGGCAGGCCATCCGCGCCGGGATCGCCCTGGTGACCGAGGACCGCAAGGCCGAGGGGCTCGCGCTGCGGCAGTCCGTGCGGGACAACGCCCTGCTCGTGACCCGCGCCGTACCGGCCCGCGGGGGACCGCCCGCCGCCCGCGAACTCACCGCACTCCTTGAGCGTGTACGCCTCCAGGCGCGCGGCGAGGACCAGCAGGCCCAGTACCTCTCCGGCGGCAACCAGCAGAAGGTCGTCATCGCCAAGTGGCTGGCCGCCCGCCCCCGCATCCTGCTCTTCGACGAACCCACCCGCGGCGTCGACGTGGGCGCCAAGGCCGCCATCCACACCCTCGTCCGGGAGCTGGCCCGCGAGGGCATCGCCGTCCTGATCGTCTCCTCCGAACTGCCCGAACTCATCGGCATGAGCGACCGCATCCTCGTCATGTCCGAAGGCCGCATCGCCGGCGAACTCCCGCCGGGGGCGGCCGAGGAGGACGTGATGCGGCTCGCCACGACCGACGCGTCCGCAGACATGAGCGCCCCGTCCGCAGACACGAGCGCCCCGTCCGGAGAGGAGCCCGCCGCGTGAGCGGTACTACAGGTACCACCGGCACCACCGTCGCACCACCGCCCGCCGTGAAGACCCGTGCGCCGAGCCGCAGCAGGCTCACCGATCCCGCCGTCGGCGTCTGGCTCGCGGCGGCGGGCGTCACCGCGCTCGGGTGGATCGTGGTCGCCGCGCGCGGCGGCGACTTCCTCACGCTCTCGAACGTCGTCGGCATCCTGCAGAACTGCGTCGCCCTCGGCCTGGTCGCCGTGGGGCAGACCGCCGTCATCCTCACCGGCTCCCTCGACCTGTCGGTGGCGTATCTGATCAGCCTCGGCACGCTCGTCGCCGCCACCACCATGGAGGACGGCAGCGTCGTCACCGCGGTGCTCGCCGTCCTCGCCCTGTCGGCGGCCGTCGGGCTCGCCAACGGCCTGATCGTCACCGGGCTCAAGGTCAACGCGTTCATCGCGACGCTCGGCACCGCGTTCATCCTGCGGGGCTGGATCGAGGACAACTACACGGGCCCGGCGGGCAAGGTCCCGGCCTCCTTCCAGCATCTGGGCTACGACCGGATGGGCCCGATCCCCGTCTCGCTCTTCCTGCTGGCCGCCGTCGCCGCCGCGATGTGGCTGATCACCCGCCGTACCCGCTTCGGCCACCACCTGTACGCGACGGGCGGC
Protein-coding sequences here:
- a CDS encoding ABC transporter permease produces the protein MSGTTGTTGTTVAPPPAVKTRAPSRSRLTDPAVGVWLAAAGVTALGWIVVAARGGDFLTLSNVVGILQNCVALGLVAVGQTAVILTGSLDLSVAYLISLGTLVAATTMEDGSVVTAVLAVLALSAAVGLANGLIVTGLKVNAFIATLGTAFILRGWIEDNYTGPAGKVPASFQHLGYDRMGPIPVSLFLLAAVAAAMWLITRRTRFGHHLYATGGDEHAARLSGVRTRRTIIAAHVLCSLCVGAAALFLASRLGAGAPWAGTEARYDLESIAAVVLGGTVLAGGRGGVAGTLGGVLVLAVLDSVFNQLGVDPFFKNVVRGIVIIAAVAIYARRGSRRSA